Within the Garra rufa chromosome 16, GarRuf1.0, whole genome shotgun sequence genome, the region CAGCAGCAGCACGTTATACTGACGTGATTACATTATTCAGTGGTATTGCAGTAACTCGGTGCTTTAATACAGGTTAAACCGTCCAGTAACTGTTTTGATAGAACAAATGGTCTAGCGTAccatacatttaatttattcgTTTATCAATAAATCCAATTTTTGACCGAAATGTTTTGATAATGTATGAGAATGTTTTTCAACTACTGTATGTCTTGGGCTGCTTCTGATAATAGGATGATGTTCAGGTTGAATACTACTACATTTACTACATTATGTATCATTCATCGGTGTACAGACtttatatccaccttttttttcccctctttagagcgggcacggccatttgtacattttatggctCTGGCTTCCGGGCTCATCGGTGTTCAGCTATTTTTAGTCGTTCAAAACAGCTCCGTTCGCTGTTTGATATTGAAAGTTTgtcttatattattttaatgtattatcttaattatgagcacactggtttgtagtgcaaacagttttaccgtttactgcacgttattTTTCTGGTTAATTCCCTAtagtggataaaataaaataaaaaacagaactggaagtctcacccataggcttacttgtGGAATGTTTAACAAATTGATCTGTTCAGGAACTGATTCAGTGAAGAGTTTCAATAAAACTGCTTTTTATTATGGTTTCTAATGTATTTGACGTTAAGTAGTTTGTTGGCATTACCTGGAAATCATAATTACATTTGTACCAAATGCAATTGTGcaaatttaaatagtttaataCAACAAacaactatttttattattagcctGTGGTCTACTGAACTACATTATAACAATATTATGTTTCTCAACACAGCCACTAATCACATCCATAGGGAGGATGACAAAGCAATCAGAGTCACTTTGTTTGGATCCATTTGAAACTTTATGAATTTTGCGAACCATCACATATTCAGTGCATAAACCATGCTGAACACTGATAAAACAGCAACAAATGCagaatatccacacacaaatgtAAGCAGAAAATATCTACAAACTAATATAAAAAGATCAATGTGTGTTCTAAGAttaaaagcaaaaacacaaagaaacaaaccAGTTGTGACACAGCGGAGTTGTTTAGTGCTTTTTTTATTAGAGATAAGGAGACGATACAAAACATCCACTGACCAATATCCATCAAAGCTCTGTACACAGGCTGCCTGAATATATCGCTCCATCTAAACTTCATATGTCCATCAATCCACTCAATCCAATTCATCAACAGACCGCTCACCCACTAGGTCCCAGATTTTACAGGTAGAAGGAATGTGTACAATTTCTTGACACCAGTGCCATAGTTTTTGAAATTACATTTGGAAATATTTAAATCAGATGGAATCATTAAAACGACTTGTGAGCTCAAAATAAAACGAAAAGAGGGAAGGGGAGAGTAAATCGTGTTCCCAGAACGGTCCGATAACGTTGTGTGTGATTTCACGACGAGTAAATTTTGTATTACACCTAGTCTTCAACAACACACATACTTAGAAAAACTTAACTAGacgtttggcaaaaaaaaaaaaaaaagtcctaaaTCTTAAGAACAAACAGTATGTTGTATAGCTGAACTGTAACGGCTGCTGTCTCAGTCTTTCCTTTCAACAATCTAATGGAACCCAGAAAGAACAAAAACCTGCCAGTACACATTTACAGTTATATTACTTTGTTTTTATAATCATCATCCTTGGTTTTTGTCTTTTAAgatcttttttttctcttatgtTTTTGTTCTTGATCATTGTATGTGTGAACTGGAATGACAGCCTACATCTTTCGTCATGTGTGGAGTTTGGAAACTGTCACTTTCGCCCAACCCTCCCCCCCACCCGCATTAACCCACCCCGTGGCCCACAAACAGTCGTGCCGGCCCGTCTGCCCCACCAATGTCGGAATGAACAGCTAACCCCTGAAATGTGTCAGCCTCAATCGCTTAGAGGCTTGCCCTCGAGAGTCACCACTGATGCTCCCCCGAGCTTCTCGGCAAGGGTCTTTCGGTCCTTGATATCTTCTAAACCGTTCACTTGCCACTCGTGCTTGATACCtgcgaaacaaaacaaaatgttacAACTCACAGATCATATTCAGAAACTTGTTTAAGTATCACCAAGTTaagttattatcatttttaattcaagttaaacttttaaaaattGCAGTATGcaatattatttgtatatttttttttagtattaccTGTGAATTTCTTCTTGATGGCATCCTTGGAGCTGGCGTAGATCATCTTGCTTTTAAGTGGGGCACTTTCTGGGGCCCTGTGCGACACAACAGGAGATCAGATCAAACATTTGACCAACATGGTTCGTGGAGATGTACCTTCCGGCAAAGTTTAgttcaaacacacctgaagaGCAGAGGACTTACCAGAAAATGAAAACCAGGTCCTCTTTCTTGGTCTCCTTAGTCTCATACGTGGCGTCGTAGAGAGCGTAGCGACAGTCATCGGGAGGAAGCATCTTGACAAACTTAAGGTAGGGATCGCCTTCGTCTCCCTGCAGGATCTCCTGGCCCTCCTCCATGATGATATGCTTCTTGTCCTCACTCAGGCAGAAGAGAACCGCCTTCTTCCTCTTGCTCTTCTCTTCCTCGTTGGCATGAGCCTTGCGGACCTTCATCTCATTGAAGACGGTCAACACATTTTCTTCCACTGT harbors:
- the cfl1 gene encoding cofilin-1; its protein translation is MASGVTVEENVLTVFNEMKVRKAHANEEEKSKRKKAVLFCLSEDKKHIIMEEGQEILQGDEGDPYLKFVKMLPPDDCRYALYDATYETKETKKEDLVFIFWAPESAPLKSKMIYASSKDAIKKKFTGIKHEWQVNGLEDIKDRKTLAEKLGGASVVTLEGKPLSD